Genomic segment of Panicum virgatum strain AP13 chromosome 2K, P.virgatum_v5, whole genome shotgun sequence:
AATTGAAGCAGGGCTTACCCCATATCTCGAGCTCCGCATTGCCCACCATTCAGGTTCAGCCTTGAAGCAAAACATCAAACCTTTGTTCCTAATGGAATGAATGAGCAGAGTGAATGAAGACTTAGATTGTCAGAACAACCAATCCTTCGTTCCTAACGGAATGAAAGGTCGGAGTGAACGAAGACTTAAATTTTCAAAATAGCATGTTGATAACAGTTCAAATATATGCTATACAAGGAACTTGTAGAGGAGGAAGTAACTCGCAACTGCTGAGTTTGAACTTGGGGATATGAAAAACTCAACTCCAAAGTAGACCCCACATTTTATAATACTTCGAAAGAAATTTACATCAAGGAGGTTAATCCTTTGTGATTAAAATGCATATTTATTATACAGGTATCATGCTAATACTGAAAATGTAGCTACAACAACACTCATTAATGTTAACCATTATAATCTGATCATACCAAAACAGGCTTTGTGAattattatctttttttttctctctctcaatCAAAGAAAGCATTCCtaggattttttttctatttccttgATTTTTCTAATTGAAGGATCATTAAAGTCTCCTGAATCATACAGATATCTAAGGGATGGATAAGCCCACTATCCATAGACCATTTAAGCTTCTGTTTAACATGCAGCTTCAATTACTACTGTTATCTGAAGCAGAGACAGTATCACAAATGAAAACTCTGCATAAGCATAATATGATTAGTGCAAAGAAATGAAGGTGCTTACCAGAATCGCCTATCGCAACAGGTATAAATGTGATGTATGAGGCCACAGGGACGTGGTGGAGGGCTAAGCATGAGATGTGCATCGCAGGCCGGTGACCAGGTGCCAGTACTGAGATCGTATTGTGCAAGATAGTTCTCTCCAGCATGGAAGCATACAATGGAGCTTTCACCAATGGAAGGCAGCCAACTGGATGAGACACACAGACTCCGTGCACCAGCAAAGAGGACATGATTATCGATGCTTGTCACAGGCATAGTCCTACCCGACACAAGATCAGCAAGCTTGAGAACCAATATACGTGAAAAGGAGCTGTCATTGTAGCCAACAAGCAGGATCTCCGAGTCCAATTCAACCAATGAAGGCAGGTGGATTTCGTCGCTTGAACATGTCACAATTGTCTTTGGAGAAGGCAGTGCTGACATAGATGGTGATTCCTCTCCCTCGCACCGTGGTGATGCTGGCGGCGGATCGATCAGCAAGACATGTGTCAGCCCATCTTCCCAATTCACCACATATAGCTTTCCCTGGTATGGCAGCGCCCTGTCCAGCTGGTTCATCTTCCAGCTGCTGATAGTCCATTCAACATCACCAGCCGACGCAAATGCCACACGCCCAATGTTATGAAGCGCTAGCATCATGGTGATGGCCCCCGTGGCCGTGATATTGACGGCAGCACAAAGCTTGCGGGCTTGATGCAAGTACCGCGAGGTACTGTACAACCAGTTGTTGAAACTGTACAGGGGATCGACGGTGAGCTCGTACTCCAGTTGGTGCAGCTGATGGGCGAGGCAGTTCAAGTCCGGGAACTCGGCGACGTCGCGGGTGAAGGGGTGGAGCAGGCGGACGGCGCTGTCCCCGTCGcgctgcaggaggaggaggccgtcggGGGAGTCGAGGACGCAGTGGTTCTTGAGCTCCGGGAGGGGGACACGGACGAAGGCACCGGCGGCGGAGAGGTCGAAGAAGCGGGCGTGGCCGCCGTCGGCGCGGTGGCCCGGGAACCGGCCGAAGCCCTCCGGGAAGAGCATCCAGCGGCGCGGGTGGAAGCGCGGGTCCAGcagggcgcggccgcgcggggaggcagcggcggcgcgccatTGGGGGCAGACCGCGCGGAAGCGGATGTAGTCTACAAAACCCCCCGTGGCGAGCACCCGCGCCGCGATGAGCTGCGTCAGGTCGACGTGCAGCGACGCCcagtcccgcgccgccgccgccgccgcctcccggtcTCGGCCACCGACGCGCAAGGAGACGCCTTGCCGCataggtccggcggcggcggccatcctaTCCCGCCTTCGTTCCCGTGAGCAACCAAATCAA
This window contains:
- the LOC120663526 gene encoding uncharacterized protein LOC120663526 isoform X2, whose amino-acid sequence is MAAAAGPMRQGVSLRVGGRDREAAAAAARDWASLHVDLTQLIAARVLATGGFVDYIRFRAVCPQWRAAAASPRGRALLDPRFHPRRWMLFPEGFGRFPGHRADGGHARFFDLSAAGAFVRVPLPELKNHCVLDSPDGLLLLQRDGDSAVRLLHPFTRDVAEFPDLNCLAHQLHQLEYELTVDPLYSFNNWLYSTSRYLHQARKLCAAVNITATGAITMMLALHNIGRVAFASAGDVEWTISSWKMNQLDRALPYQGKLYVVNWEDGLTHVLLIDPPPASPRCEGEESPSMSALPSPKTIVTCSSDEIHLPSLVELDSEILLVGYNDSSFSRILVLKLADLVSGRTMPVTSIDNHVLFAGARSLCVSSSWLPSIGESSIVCFHAGENYLAQYDLSTGTWSPACDAHLMLSPPPRPCGLIHHIYTCCDRRFWNKGLMFCFKAEPEWWAMRSSRYGA